One segment of Sesamum indicum cultivar Zhongzhi No. 13 linkage group LG4, S_indicum_v1.0, whole genome shotgun sequence DNA contains the following:
- the LOC105161306 gene encoding 60S ribosomal protein L9-like — protein MKTILSSDTMDIPDGVKIKVKAKVIEVEGPRGKLSRNFKHLNLDFQLITDEATGKKKLKIDAWFGSRKTTAAIRTALSHVTNLINGVTKGYRYKMRFVYAHFPIPSILTNSATAIEIRNFLGEKRVRKVDMLEGVSVIRSEKVKDELVLEGNDIELVSRSAALINQKCHVKNKDIRKFLDGIYVSEKGTIAEEE, from the exons ATGAAGACGATTCTGTCCTCCGACACCATGGACATACCTGACGGGGTGAAGATCAAGGTGAAGGCCAAGGTTATCGAAGTCGAAGGTCCGAGGGGAAAGCTCTCCCGCAATTTCAAGCATTTGAACCTCGATTTCCAGCTAATTACTGACGAAGCCACCGGAAAGAAGAAGCTGAAGATTGACGCGTGGTTCGGTAGCCGGAAGACAACCGCAGCTATTCGCACCGCGCTTAGCCACGTGACCAATCTGATTAACGGTGTTACCAAGGGATACCGTTACAAGATGCGTTTCGTGTACGCTCACTTTCCCATCCCATCAATCCTTACCAACAGCGCCACCGCTATTGAGATCCGTAACTTCCTTGGCGAGAAGAGG GTGAGGAAGGTGGATATGCTTGAAGGGGTTTCAGTTATTCGGTCTGAGAAGGTCAAGGATGAATTGGTTTTGGAAGGGAATGACATTGAGCTTGTTTCTCGGTCTGCAGCCTTGATAAACCAG AAATGCCATGTGAAGAACAAGGATATAAGGAAGTTCCTTGATGGTATCTATGTCAGTGAGAAGGGAACTATAGCTGAGGAAGAATAA